One window from the genome of Oryza glaberrima chromosome 3, OglaRS2, whole genome shotgun sequence encodes:
- the LOC127765200 gene encoding mitogen-activated protein kinase kinase 9-like translates to MALTIRERRFPQLHISLDLPSCAGAANFRAAPASTSAAAAARAGELRMSDFDRVAVLGRGNGGAVYKVVHRRTSAVYALKVLHGGVGGGDHGAAAVTEADVMRRAASPHVVRCHSVVAAAAAATSCPGDVALLLELVDGGSLASVAARAGAFPEAAVAEVAAQALSGLACLHARRVVHRDIKPGNLLVSVDGEVKIADFGIAKVVPPRRGGEHRAAYEYEGTAAYMSPERFDSELHGDGADPFAADVWGLGVTVLELLMARYPLLPAGQKPSWAALMCAICFGELPPLPDGAASPELRAFLAACLHKDHTKRPSAAHLLTHQFVAGRDVAASKLALRRLVAGA, encoded by the coding sequence ATGGCGCTAACGATTAGGGAGAGGCGGTTCCCGCAGCTGCACATCTCGCTCGACCTCCCCtcctgcgccggcgccgccaactTCCGGGCCGCGCCGGcttcgacgtcggcggcggcggcggcgagggccggCGAGCTCCGCATGTCGGACTTCGACAGGGTGGCGGTTCTCGGGcgcgggaacggcggcgccgtGTACAAGGTCGTGCACCGCCGCACGTCGGCGGTGTACGCGCTCAAGGTGCTgcacggcggcgtcggaggcggcgaccacggcgcggccgccgtcaCCGAGGCGGACGTCATGCGGCGCGCGGCCTCGCCGCACGTGGTGCGCTGCCACtccgtcgtggcggcggcggcggctgccaccTCCTGCCCCGGTGACGTCGCGCTCCTGCTCGAGCTGGTGGACGGCGGGTCGCTCGCCTCCGTCGCGGCCCGCGCCGGGGCGTTCCCGGAGGCGGCGGTAGCGGAGGTGGCCGCGCAGGCGCTGTCCGGGCTGGCGTGCCTCCACGCCCGCCGCGTCGtccaccgcgacatcaagcCGGGCAACCTCCTCGTCAGCGTGGACGGCGAGGTGAAGATCGCCGACTTCGGGATCGCCAAGGTGGTCcccccgcgccgcggcggcgagcaccgcgcGGCGTACGAGTACGAGGGCACGGCGGCGTACATGAGCCCCGAGCGGTTCGACTCCGAGctccacggcgacggcgccgacccCTTCGCCGCCGACGTGTGGGGCTTGGGCGTGACCGTCCTGGAGCTCCTCATGGCGCGCTACCCGCTGCTCCCCGCCGGCCAGAAGCCGAGCTGGGCGGCGCTCATGTGCGCCATCTGCTTCGGcgagctcccgccgctgcccgacggcgcggcctcgccggagctccggGCGTTCCTCGCCGCGTGCCTGCACAAGGACCACACGAAGCGGCCGTCCGCCGCGCATCTTCTCACCCACCAGTTCGTCGCCGGGAGGGACGTGGCGGCGTCCAAGCTCGCGCTCCGGCGGCTAGTGGCCGGAGCGTGA
- the LOC127767174 gene encoding NADH dehydrogenase [ubiquinone] iron-sulfur protein 1, mitochondrial gives MDPHVSDTGAVAPKVREDLSHKSISSNLAAPAKGRRLPPLSHLPAIPSPPPSPSPPHAAAASVAAMAFFARAIRHSSPYLRSRAPPPPAVAASCRWISPTAAAGSPEAGAAVAPADPETPPPREPVGGARVELPSNPEDALEVFVDGHAVRIPKGFTVLQACEVAGVDIPRFCYHSRLSIAGNCRMCLVEVEKSPKPVASCAMPALPGMKIKTNTPVAKKAREGVMEFLLMNHPLDCPICDQGGECDLQDQSMAFGADRGRFTEMKRSVVDKNLGPLVKTVMTRCIQCTRCVRFASEVAGVQDLGMLGRGSGEEIGTYVEKLMTSELSGNVIDICPVGALTSKPFAFKARNWELKGTETIDVTDAVGSNIRVDSRGPEVMRIVPRLNEDINEEWISDKTRFCYDGLKRQRLNDPMIRGTDGRFKAVTWRDALAVVAEVLQQVKPEEITGVAGKLSDAESMMALKDFVNKMGSDKVLCEGNGPSPPADLRSNYLMNTSIAGLEKADVFLLVGTQPRVEAAMVNARIRKTVRATQAKVAYIGPPTDFNYDHEHLGTGPQTLVEIAEGRHPFCSTLQSAKNPVIIAGAGLFDREDQDALFSTIETVAKKFNVVRPDWNGLNVLLLHAAQAAALDLGLVANPTESIKSTKFLYLMGADDVDLDKVPDDAFVVYQGHHGDKAVYRANVILPSSAFSEKEGTYENTEGCTQWTIPAVPTVGDARDDWKILRALSEVAGAQLPYDSLSGVRDRISMVAPNLVHVDEREPCTISSEVKPPVKQQVSSTPFKTVVENFYMTDAITRASKIMAQCSATLLKK, from the exons atggacccacatgtcagtgacacagGAGCGGTGGCACCGAAGGTACGAGAGGATCTCTCTCACAAATCCATCTCCTCCAACCTCGCCGCACCAGCCAAGGGCAGGAGGCTCCCCCCCCTCTCCCACCTCCCCGCgatcccatcgccgccgccgtcgccgtcgccgccgcacgccgccgccgcatccgtcgccgccatggccttcTTCGCGAGGGCGATCCGCCACTCCAGCCCGTACCTGCGCTCGCGcgctcctcccccgcccgcGGTCGCCGCGTCGTGCCGCTGGatctcgccgacggcggcggcggggtcgccggaggcgggcgcggcggtggcgcccgcGGACCCGGAGACGCCGCCCCCCAGGGAGCCCGTGGGAGGGGCGCGGGTGGAGCTCCCCAGCAACCCGGAGGACGCGCTCGAGGTGTTCGTGGACGGGCACGCCGTGCGGATCCCCAAGGGGTTCACCGTGCTCCAGGCCTGcgaggtcgccggcgtcgaCATCCCGCGGTTCTGCTACCACAGCCGTCTCTCCATCGCCGGCAACTGCCGCATGTGCCTCGTCGAGGTCGAGAAGTCGCCCAAGCCCGTCGCCTCCTGCGCCATGCCCGCGCTTCCAG GGATGAAGATTAAGACAAACACGCCAGTAGCAAAGAAAGCCAGGGAGGGTGTCATGGAGTTCCTGTTGATGAATCATCCGCTGGACTGCCCAATCTGTGATCAGGGTGGGGAGTGTGATCTCCAGGATCAGTCTATGGCATTTGGGGCTGACCGTGGCCGGTTCACTGAGATGAAGCGGTCCGTTGTGGACAAGAATTTGGGCCCATTGGTGAAGACAGTGATGACCCGTTGCATCCAATGTACAag gtgcgTCAGATTTGCTAGTGAGGTTGCTGGTGTTCAAGACCTGGGTATGTTAGGTCGTGGCAGTGGTGAAGAAATTGGAACATATGTGGAGAAACTTATGACAAGTGAACTCTCTGGAAATGTTATTGATATCTGCCCAGTTGGGGCCCTTACATCCAAGCCATTTGCATTTAAAGCTAGGAACTGGGAGCTGAAGGGCACTGAAACTATTGATGTTACTGATGCAGTAGGTTCAAACATTAGAGTTGACAGCAGAGGTCCTGAAGTTATGCGTATCGTTCCACGTCTCAATGAG GATATCAATGAGGAATGGATATCTGACAAAACACGGTTTTGTTATGATGGTCTGAAGAGGCAAAGACTAAACGACCCCATGATCCGTGGTACTGATGGCAGGTTTAAGGCAGTGACATGGCGGGATGCTCTCGCAGTTGTTGCTGAGGTTTTGCAACAAGTTAAACCAGAAGAAATCACTGGGGTTGCTGGTAAACTTTCTGATGCAGAGTCCATGATGGCACTGAAAGATTTTGTTAACAAAATGGGTTCGGATAAGGTGCTTTGTGAAGGAAATGGTCCAAGTCCTCCTGCGGATCTACGTTCTAACTACCTAATGAATACTAGCATTGCTGGGCTTGAGAAAGCTGATGTCTTCCTTTTGGTTGGTACACAG CCAAGAGTTGAAGCTGCTATGGTTAATGCAAGAATCCGGAAGACTGTTAGAGCGACACAAGCTAAGGTTGCTTATATTGGACCTCCAACTGACTTCAACTATGACCATGAGCATCTTGGCACTGGACCACAAACCCTTGTTGAGATTGCAGAGGGTCGGCATCCCTTCTGTTCAACTCTGCAGTCTGCTAAGAATCCTGTCATCATTGCTGGGGCCGGGTTATTTGACCGGGAAGACCAAGATGCCCTTTTCTCAACGATAGAGACTGTAGCCAAAAAATTCAATGTGGTTAGACCAGACTGGAACGGGCTTAATGTTCTATTGCTGCATGCTGCACAAGCTGCAGCGCTTGATCTTGGTCTTGTTGCTAATCCTACAGAGAGCATCAAGTCCACAAAGTTTCTGTATCTGATGGGAGCTGATGATGTAGACTTGGACAAGGTTCCGGATGATGCATTTGTTGTTTACCAGGGACACCATGGTGACAAGGCTGTGTATAGGGCCAATGTTATCCTGCCATCATCAGCATTCAGCGAGAAAGAAGGCACCTATGAGAACACCGAGGGATGCACTCAGTGGACAATCCCAGCTGTTCCTACTGTTGGTGATGCTAGGGATGACTGGAAGATCCTCCGTGCTCTCTCTGAGGTGGCTGGGGCTCAACTTCCTTATGATAGCCTCTCAGGTGTGAGGGACCGGATTAGCATGGTAGCACCAAACCTTGTGCATGTAGATGAGAGGGAGCCGTGCACTATTTCCTCTGAAGTGAAGCCTCCGGTAAAGCAACAAGTGAGCTCTACTCCATTCAAAACTGTTGTGGAGAACTTCTATATGACTGATGCAATCACAAGAGCCTCAAAGATAATGGCCCAATGCAGTGCAACCTTGTTGAAGAAGTGA
- the LOC127766394 gene encoding mitogen-activated protein kinase kinase 9-like: protein MALIREKRFSQMNLSLHVPSRVPFQDAAAAARRQCPPPVAAASTSSTPASRASQFRLADFERVAVLGRGNGGTVFKVRHRETCALYALKVQHSGGGGELADAEADILSRTASPFVVRCHAVLPASASASGDVALLLELVDGGSLDAVARRRAGAAFPEAAVAEVAAQALSGLAYLHARRVAHLDVKPANLLASTDGEVKLADFGIARVLPPRAGDHRAPPYAGTAAYMSPERFDPEAHGGRYDPFAADVWGLGVTVLELLAGRYPLLPAGQKPSWAALMCAICFGEPPALPDGAAASPELRGFVAACLRKDHRERASVGELLAHPFVAGRDVAASRRALRWLVAEASSPSS from the coding sequence ATGGCTCTAATTAGGGAGAAGAGGTTTAGCCAGATGAACCTCTCGCTGCACGTCCCGTCGCGTGTACCCTTCcaagatgcggcggcggccgcccggcGACAATGCCCACCGCCGGTCgccgcggcgtcgacgtcgtcgacgccggcgtccCGAGCCAGCCAGTTCCGGCTCGCCGACTTCGAGAGGGTCGCCGTGCTCGGCCGCGGGAATGGCGGCACCGTGTTCAAGGTTCGCCACCGCGAGACGTGCGCGCTCTACGCGCTGAAGGTGCAgcactccggcggcggcggcgagctcgccgacgcGGAGGCGGACATACTCAGCCGGACGGCCTCCCCGTTCGTCGTCCGGTGCCACGCCGTCCttccggcctccgcctccgcctccggcgacgTCGCGCTGCTCCTCGAGCTGGTGGACGGCGGCTCGCTCGAcgccgtcgcgcgccgccgcgccggcgccgcgttcccggaggcggcggtggcggaggtggcggcgcaggcGCTGTCCGGGCTGGCGTACCTCCACGCCCGCCGCGTCGCGCACCTTGACGTCAAGCCGGCGAACCTCCTCGCCAGCACGGACGGCGAGGTGAAGCTCGCCGACTTCGGCATCGCCAGGGTGCTCCCCCCgcgcgccggcgaccaccgcgcgccgccgtacGCCGGCACCGCCGCGTACATGAGCCCGGAGCGGTTCGACCCGGAGGCGCACGGCGGGCGCTACGACCCGTTCGCCGCCGACGTGTGGGGCCTCGGCGTCACCGTCCTggagctcctcgccggccggTACCCGCTGCTCCCCGCCGGGCAGAAGCCGAGCTGGGCGGCGCTCATGTGCGCCATCTGCTTCGGCGAGCCGCCCGCGCTGCCCGACGgcgccgcggcctcgccggagctccggGGGTTCGTGGCGGCGTGCCTGCGCAAGGACCACCGCGAGAGGGCGTccgtcggcgagctcctcgcCCACCCGTTCGTCGCCGGGAGGGACGTGGCGGCGTCGAGGCGCGCGCTCCGGTGGCTGGTCGCCGaggcctcgtcgccgtcgtcgtag
- the LOC127767084 gene encoding phragmoplastin DRP1C — translation MATMGSLIGLVNRIQRACTVLGDHGGGGEGGSLWEALPSVAVVGGQSSGKSSVLESIVGRDFLPRGSGIVTRRPLVLQLHKTEGGQEYAEFLHAPRKRFTDFAAVRKEIADETDRITGKTKAISNIPIHLSIYSPHVVNLTLIDLPGLTKVAVEGQQESIVQDIENMVRSYVDKPNSIILAISPANQDIATSDAIKLARDVDPSGDRTFGVLTKLDLMDKGTNAVDVLEGRQYRLQHPWVGIVNRSQADINRNVDMLAARRKEKEYFESSPDYGHLAHKMGAEYLAKLLSQHLEAVIRAKIPSIIAMINKTIDEIEAELDRLGRPIGGDAGAQLYTILDMCRAFDRVFKEHLDGGRPGGDRIYGVFDHQLPAALKKLPFDKHLSLQNVRKVISEADGYQPHLIAPEQGYRRLIDSSLHYFRGPAEASVDAVHLVLKELVRRSIAATEELKRFPTLQTDIAAAANESLERFREDGRKTVIRLVEMEASYLTVEFFRKLPTEPDKGANNNTPANDRYQDNHLRRIGSNVSSYINMVCETLRNTIPKAVVHCQVKEAKRNLLNRFYAHVGSKEKKQLSAMLDEDPALMEKRDSLVKRLELYKSARNEIDSVAWK, via the exons ATGGCGACGATGGGGAGCCTGATCGGGCTGGTGAACCGGATCCAGCGGGCGTGCACCGTCCTCGGCGAccacgggggcggcggcgaggggggttCCCTCTGGGAGGCGCTgccctccgtcgccgtcgtcggaggcCAG AGTTCCGGGAAGTCGTCGGTGCTCGAGAGCATAGTGGGGAGGGACTTCCTGCCTCGTGGATCCG GAATCGTGACGAGGAGGCCTCTTGTGCTGCAGCTGCACAAGACGGAGGGTGGGCAGGAGTACGCCGAGTTCCTCCACGCCCCGCGGAAGCGATTCACTGACTTTG CTGCTGTTAGGAAAGAGATTGCTGATGAAACCGATCGCATTACTGGAAAAACGAAAGCTATATCGAATATTCCCATCCATTTGAGTATATATTCTCCACATG TTGTAAACCTGACACTTATTGATCTTCCTGGATTGACGAAGGTTGCTGTAG AGGGGCAACAAGAATCTATTGTCCAAGATATTGAAAACATGGTTCGGTCTTATGTTGATAAG CCAAATTCTATCATACTGGCCATATCTCCAGCTAATCAAGATATAGCAACATCAGATGCTATCAAGCTTGCTAGGGATGTTGATCCTTCAG gTGACAGAACCTTTGGAGTGTTGACAAAGCTTGATTTGATGGATAAGGGTACCAATGCTGTCGAT GTACTTGAAGGGAGGCAGTACCGTTTGCAACACCCCTGGGTGGGAATTGTCAACCGGTCACAAGCTGATATCAACAGGAATGTTGACATGCTAGCAGCAAGACGCAAAGAAAAGGAGTACTTTGAAAGTAGCCCAGATTATGGTCACTTGGCACATAAAATGGGTGCAGAGTACCTTGCTAAGCTTCTGTCTCAG CACTTAGAGGCTGTGATCAGAGCAAAAATTCCAAGTATTATAGCCATGATTAACAAAACAATTGATGAAATTGAAGCTGAGTTGGATCGGCTTGGTAGGCCAATTGGAGGTGATGCTGGG GCACAACTCTACACAATATTGGACATGTGTCGTGCGTTTGACCGAGTTTTTAAAGAGCACTTAGATGGCGG TCGGCCAGGTGGAGATCGTATTTATGGTGTCTTTGACCACCAATTACCAGCAGCACTGAAAAAGCTTCCATTTGATAAGcatctttcattgcaaaatgtTCGAAAAGTCATTTCAGAGGCTGATGGTTATCAACCCCACTTGATTGCCCCTGAGCAAGGGTACAGAAGGCTCATAGATAGTTCACTCCACTACTTCAGGGGTCCAGCGGAAGCTTCAGTTGATGCG GTTCATTTGGTCTTGAAGGAGCTTGTTCGTAGATCGATTGCAGCAACAGAG GAGTTGAAGCGTTTCCCAACACTTCAGACAGATATAGCTGCTGCAGCAAATGAAAGCCTGGAAAGATTTCGTGAGGATGGCCGTAAGACAGTTATTCGTCTTGTTGAGATGGAGGCCAGCTACCTAACTGTAGAATTTTTCAGAAAACTTCCTACAGAACCAGATAAGGGGGCTAATAATAACACTCCAGCCAATGACAGATATCAGGACAACCATTTGAGAAGAATCG GGTCAAATGTATCATCTTACATTAACATGGTTTGTGAAACATTGAGGAACACCATTCCAAAAGCTGTGGTGCACTGTCAAGTGAAAGAGGCAAAAAGAAACTTGCTTAACCGTTTCTATGCTCATGTGGGAAGCAAGGAG AAGAAACAGCTCAGCGCGATGTTGGATGAGGATCCCGCTTTGATGGAGAAGAGGGATTCCTTAGTCAAGAGGCTAGAGCTGTACAAATCTGCCCGGAACGAGATTGACTCAGTCGCATGGAAATGA
- the LOC127767085 gene encoding uncharacterized protein LOC127767085: MRNRSITSMAFHAHCAPAANLSPSPGPCLPLRLPRRDRELPRPARAALQRRHAVGIVRTNRRRGAVACRRRRVRHEEDEEEEYGHNEEMARLERYSEGARDQALLVKARVDDEVEVVLVFKGFSSRLSGRTAADPAMSVLPERAIIQTVDVVRGPFDPTNIEYLEKDLQWDDFKSRLP; the protein is encoded by the exons ATGCGCAACCGCAGCATCACCAGCATGGCGTTCCACGCCCACTGCGCCCCCGCCGCCAACCTCTCGCCGTCCCCGGGCCCGTGCCTCCCGCTGCGCCTGCCCCGTCGCGATCGCGAGCTCCCTCGCCCAGCTCGCGCCGCGCTCCAGCGCCGTCACGCCGTCGGCATTGTGCGGACgaatcgccgccgcggcgccgtcgcctgcaggaggcggcgggtgcggcacgaggaggacgaggaggaggagtacggGCACAACGAGGAGATGGCGCGGTTGGAGCGGTACAGCGAGGGCGCGCGCGACCAGGCACTCCTCGTCAAGGCCAGGGtcgacgacgaggtggaggtCGTGCTCGTCTTCAAG GGATTCTCGTCGAGGCTAAGCGGGAGaacggcggcggatccggcgatgAGCGTGCTGCCGGAGAGGGCGATCATACAGACGGTGGACGTGGTGAGGGGCCCGTTCGATCCCACCAACATCGAGTACCTGGAGAAGGATCTTCAATGGGACGACTTCAAGAGCCGCCTCCCTTAG
- the LOC127768176 gene encoding threonine dehydratase 1 biosynthetic, chloroplastic gives MAAAATAAAAATSTFTAAVPRARGRRHPTRVAAAAAATASSPEAAMAAAAPPLPMMRVAPETLQRQSGYLVRGRGEEGIGEGEAEAVGGDAAGGLGAMEYLTSVLSSKVYDVAIESPLQLATKLSERLGVNLWIKREDLQPVFSFKLRGAYNMMAKLSREQLERGVICSSAGNHAQGVALSAQRLGCDAVIVMPVTTPEIKWRSVERLGATVVLKGDSYDEAQSYAKQRCEQEGRTFIPPFDHPDVISGQGTIGMEIVRQLQGPLHAIFVPVGGGGLIAGIAAYVKRVRPEVKIIGVEPSDANAMALSLCHGQRVMLEQVGGFADGVAVKVVGEETFRLCRELVDGIVLVSRDAICASIKDMFEEKRSILEPAGALALAGAEAYCKYYGLKGENVVAITSGANMNFDRLRLVTELADVGRKREAVLATFLPEEQGSFKKFAELVGRMNITEFKYRYDCNAKDALVLYSVGIYTDDELKAMVERMESSKLRTVDLTDNDLAKDHLRYFIGGRSEVTDELVYRFIFPERPGALMKFLDAFSPRWNISLFHYRAQGETGANVLVGIQVPPEEFDEFKSRADNLGYEYMSELNNEIYRLLLRDPKI, from the exons atggcggccgccgccaccgccgcggccgcggccacctccaccttcaccgccgccgtgccgcgcgcgcgcgggcgcaggCATCCAACGcgcgtggcggccgcggcggcggcgacggcgtcgtcaccggaggcggcgatggcggcggcggcgccgccgttgccgaTGATGCGGGTGGCGCCCGAGACGCTGCAGCGGCAGAGCGGGTACCTCGTGcggggccgcggggaggaggggattggggagggggaggcggaggcggtgggagGGGACGCGgcgggagggctcggcgcgatGGAGTACCTGACCAGCGTGCTCTCGTCCAAGGTGTACGACGTCGCCATCGAGTCGCCGCTCCAGCTCGCCACCAAGCTCTCCGAGCGCCTCGGCGTCAACTTGTGGATCAAGCGCGAGGACCTGCAACCC GTATTCTCATTCAAGTTGAGAGGAGCATACAATATGATGGCAAAGCTCTCGCGTGAACAGTTGGAGAGGGGTGTCATCTGCTCCTCTGCTGGGAACCATGCCCAGGGAGTGGCCCTTTCTGCTCAAAGACTCGGTTGCGATGCTGTTATTGTCATGCCTGTGACAACGCCTGAAATCAAG TGGCGATCGGTGGAGAGATTGGGTGCAACAGTTGTACTCAAAGGGGACTCATATGATGAAGCTCAATCATATGCAAAACAAAGATGCGAGCAGGAAGGCCGCACATTCATACCTCCTTTTGACCATCCTGATGTTATAAGTGGACAAGGAACGATTGGCATGGAAATTGTTCGGCAGTTGCAAGGCCCACTTCATGCCATATTTGTACCTGTAGGAGGAGGTGGATTAATTGCTGGGATCGCTGCCTATGTAAAAAGGGTTCGCCCAGAG GTGAAAATAATTGGAGTGGAGCCATCAGATGCAAATGCAATGGCATTGTCCTTGTGTCATGGTCAAAGGGTCATGCTGGAGCAAGTTGGTGGGTTTGCTGATGGTGTGGCTGTCAAAGTTGTAGGGGAGGAAACATTTCGCTTGTGCCGGGAACTTGTAGATGGTATTGTTCTTGTCAGTCGAGATGCTATTTGTGCTTCAATAAAG GATATGTTTGAGGAGAAAAGAAGCATACTTGAACCTGCTGGTGCCCTTGCGCTGGCAGGAGCTGAAGCTTACTGCAAATACTATGGCTTGAAAGGGGAAAATGTTGTTGCAATAACTAGTGGAGCAAATATGAACTTTGATCGGCTCAGATTAGTAACTGAGCTGGCTGATGTTGGTCGAAAACGAGAAGCAGTTCTTGCCACATTTTTGCCAGAGGAGCAGGGAAGCTTCAAAAAGTTTGCAGAGCTG GTTGGCCGGATGAATATTACTGAATTCAAATACAGATACGATTGCAATGCAAAAGATGCCCTTGTCCTTTACAG TGTTGGCATCTACACTGACGATGAACTTAAAGCAATGGTGGAACGTATGGAATCTTCAAAATTGAGAACTGTTGATCTTACTGACAATGATTTGGCAAAGGATCATCTAAGATACTTT ATTGGTGGCAGGTCAGAAGTAACAGATGAACTTGTTTACCGGTTCATTTTCCCAGAAAGGCCTGGTGCACTTATGAAATTTTTGGATGCATTCAGCCCCCGCTGGAATATCAGCCTTTTCCATTACCGTGCACAG GGTGAAACCGGAGCGAATGTTTTGGTTGGCATACAAGTGCCGCCGGAGGAGTTTGACGAATTCAAGAGCCGTGCTGACAATCTTGGGTACGAGTACATGTCGGAGCTGAACAATGAGATATACCGGCTCCTCTTGCGCGATCCGAAGATCTAA